A stretch of DNA from Chitinivibrionales bacterium:
CAGGATTAATGACTCCCCATGAAATTTATACCCATTCTGTGTTAACCATAAAATATTAATTATGCACATCTGAATAAATAGTGTCTACCGACTTAAACATTTAAATATATGATTTGCACCATTACACATGGGCCATTAATGCTATTTACTCACTAAAATGCTCACATCGTTGCTTTTACCTGAACTGTTCCCATAGGGTAATTAATTTCGGCGTTTTTATTATCTGTGTTTCACCATGCTGGATTTTTTAGTATAACAATACTATAATTAAATACAGAATTGTGAAATAATGCCTGATGTCACAAAATAACCCATGTAAATATTTTCCTTTCGATTCCCAGGTCGGACTTTCTTACCTTTACCTTATTAAGTGGTTCTTTTTATCTGTTTCGGCGGGTATTGTCGGCTCATGCGTTGTACGTTCCTTTATTTTTCTTTCCAGGTTAATTTCATCATTTCTTCTTTCCTATCCAGTCCCTCTTCCCCTCTGGACAGTAATCGGAGCATTGGTTGCAGGAGGGGTTATATATAAATTGCAGCCCCATGCGGCCGGGGAAGGCATTCCCAGTTATATCAGAGGCATCCGTACCCACAAAGGCGATCTTCTTTTTTCGGTAACTTTTTTTAAATACTGGGCTGCCTTGGCGACACTCTCCACATTCGGCAATGGAGGAGTTATCGGGCCTCTCGGACGGACAACAGCGGGAATCATGTCGATTCTCACACGGGGGATGAAAAAACTGAATGTCGGATTCTCGAGTGATGATCTGCGAACGGCATCAATCTGCGGACTGGCCGCAACAGTGGGAGCGGTCTTTCATTCTTCAATCGGGGGCGGTATCTTTGCAGTCGAAATAATCCAGAAAGCCAAAATGGGATACAAAGATCTTTTTCCCGCCATACTTACCAGCGCGACCTCCACATTTTTCTGCAAAGCAGTGGGCTGGAATTCCTTTTATCAAATCAACGCTGTGGATTCATTTATGGAAATTGACAAGGTCGGCTGGCTCCTTGCCCTTACTATACTCCTAGGAATTTCGGGTGGTCTGTATCCCTCATTGTATGCTTTAATTGTCAGAATTTTCAAACGAAAAGAAGGGAACGTTGTTTTCAAGGTAATTGTCGGATCCCTTGTTGCATCACTGATAGCCTGGTCGATCAATCCGGAACTTCTTGGAACAAGCAACCAATTTATAGCCGCCATTTTTTCGGGTGATATGAATACACTTACCGGCCGACTCCATGGAATAGAATCGATCGGCTTACTGCTCCTGATAATGCTTATGTTCAAAGCTTTCTGTAATTGCATAACGGTAGGCTGCGGGATGAGTGCCGGATTTACCGGTCCTGCAGCAATTATCGGCATGCTCCTCGGGGCCTCTGCAGCCTGTTTCCTCGGTATCCCTATAGGATCTCCAACCTACTTTGCCTTTACAGCAGCAGGATTCTCGGGTATGCTCGCCAGTAGTATGAATGTACCAATTTCTTCAGCGGTAATGGCAGCAGAAATATTCGGTCTGCAATACAGTTTTCCGGGAGGGCTGGCTGCAATCGTGGGATTTCAGGTAACCCGTCATCAGACAATCTACGATTACGCGCTTGCCGGTGCAGGACTTCGACCGGACGAGTGATTTTTTGTAAACACTTTCTCTTCGGGGAGAAAAAGGTGCAGCGGAACTCTGCACCTTAATTGTAGTAATAATCGCTTACGTTGTTTTCGATATCTGCGTTTTCTTTTACCTGCAGATACCAATCGTAATAGAGTTTCTGATAATTACTCGCCAGGATCTGTCGGGCAATCGAATTGATCTGTGGACTGTCCCATGGAATAGATTCGACCTGATCATGGTGAAGCGGTTTGACAACAAAGAATGTACCGTTATCTTCAACTACCGAAGACCGGGTGCCTTTTTCGAGTGCAAATGCAGCGGCAACAACTTTATTATCCTTACCGACCCCTTGAATATATTCATTGCGTGATACCGTATCGGTAATGCCTGATGATACCAGAGAATCGATATCAGACAAGGAGGCAATACTGATGGAATCCGGTTTTTTCGCGATAAGATTTTCGAGATACTCCCGAGCTTTCTTTTCCTGTATCCGGCGCTTGAGCTTTGTGGAGATTTCATCACGAACCAGTTCAAGCGGCATACGTCCTGCAGGAATTTTGCGCGCAATTTTGACAATGTAAAAAGCGTCTTGGTTTTCGTAAGGAACTTCAGCAATTTCGCCCACAGTACCGTTAAACACGAAGTAGGTCATACCGGGAATGTATCCAATACCCGTTGCAACTTCACCTTTTTTAAACGGCCCGGCCGAATCGGCGCTTAACCCCGGATATTCTTCAAGGACTCCGGCAAAACCTTTTTTATCCATCTGGATTCTCAGGGTATCGGCGAGCTCCTGAAGGCTGTCGAGGGTTTCTGCCGAAGGCTGAATTTTCCTGAGTATGTGACGAGCCCTGACTCGAGCGATACTGTCACCGTCCATCTCTCGTTCTTCAACCAGTAGAAGATGATAACCAAACTTTGTTTTTACCGGATCGGATATTTCACCAGTGTCGAGTGAAAAAGCAACACTGTCGAATTCCTTTACCATCATACCCCTTTTAAACCAGCCAAGGTCGCCACCGTTTCGTGCCGAACCTTCATCATCGGATGCAATCCTGGCTTCCTCGGTAAATGTGGCTTCACCGCTTTCAATGCGGCTTTTTATTTCAAGTAATTCGTTATAGTACTCCCGTTCATCCTCTGCAGTTGTAGTTTTGGGCATTTTGACATAATCCACAACAGCCTGTTCTTTTTCAACAAATGAATCGGGATGAGCCTCATAGTAATCGAGAATCATATTATCGGTAATCTCGGAAGAATCGAACTTGAACGAAGAAGAACTGACTTTCGCGTATTCAAAAATGCCCTTTTCGTTTTTTAATTTATATTCCCGGGCAATCTCTGCCTTTGTAACCATGTTTCCGGCATTGATCATTGTTTGAAGCTTTTCCATGGGAACCATAAAATCTCTGACATGGGCTTCCAGAAACTGCATCCCCTGCTGGCCAACCTGCTGGGGATTATTAAGAAACGCTTCAAATTTTGTCGTATCGAATACACTATCGGTCATAAAATTGGGGTTATTGGCAATTCCCGGAGGAGGATTATTGCGTATGTGTCTGTATATTTCCTCGGCAGAAGCCCCAACTTTCATCTCTTTGAATTTTTCAATGAGCAAATGACGACTTACCTTTGTTTCCCACACCTGCTGAGGAATCATACGTGCCTGATAAGGCTGAAGTTCACCGCCAGCCATTTCACGCTGACGCTCACGTTCGATATTTACTTCCTTATCGAATGTTTCCCAGGTGATTTCTTTACCTTCAATCTTGCCGACAACATGCTTCCGGTCTTTACCGGAAATGTCCATTCCCCAGGAAAAGAAAATGGTGGCGACAAAACCAATCAGTGCGATAAGAATTACCGTTGGTGCAATTTCTCGCATTTTCGAAATCATTAATTACTCCAATCAAAAATTAATAAGCTGACTAAAATAACGTTAGTCCACGCGCCGCAACAAGAGATGTAGCAAAAATCAGGGCTGTTTTTTTTAATCCTGCTATTCCTTTTCCTGTACCTGCGGCTGTAAAAGGGTTTTGTAGGGATCAGGATTGGATAAAAGCTGCATAGCGGTTTGCAGTTGCTCGTCATCGGCGAGCTTATGCCGGTATACAATCTCATGATCCTGTCCGTATTCTCGAATAAGAAACGCCTCGGTTATATGTTTCTTTATCTCATCTTCCTGATTACTGAATTCTTCTTTTCGCTGCCGTTTGAGTACATCGTTAATAATGTGTGCAGCTTCCTGAAGCTTCTTTTTATCCTCTTTGGACAGCTCCATTTCTTCAACATTCCGTTCCACCGAATCACTGTCCGCCGTATCTTCAACAAGCCCGGTACGAACTTCAAAATCATCGAACGCCAGTCCGGCAACTGTTTTATATTCAAAATCGATTGAATCAATAAAAGTATAAAAATCGTTCATTATTTTTTTGTTCAGATTAAATGAGCTGTCTATTTGCATGTCATCCATTTTGACTTTGGGATGCTCCCTGTTTGCAAACTTAAAGAAAACATCGTTCCGAAAGAGAACCCGGACAAGAAGCTTCGGTATTTCCGGGATAACCACGGTGTCGGGAATAATTCCGCCTCCGCCATATACCAGCCGGCCATTCTTGGTTTTGTAAGTAGCCGTATCCCTGGGGGTCTCCGATTTCTCATCTGTATCGCCGTTCTCTTCTTGAATCCCCTCTTCGTGATTGAATTCCGATTCGACATCCTTATCTCCCTGAATATCATTTTCGGGCTTATTAATACACCTTCCCGAGGGGGTATAATAGAAGGCTGTGGTCAGTTTAATATGATGACTCTGGTCTTCGAGGGGCAGAATACTTTGCACCGATCCCTTACCAAATGTTGTATCTCCAAGGATAACACCCCGGTCCCAGTCCTGAATGGCTCCGGCGACAATTTCCGAGGCTGATGCACTTGCATAATTTACCAGAATTGCCAGTTTCATGTCTTCGGGAAGAACAGGATTTGATGGTGCTTCAAACTCTTTATTCTGTCCCGGCGAACGTCCTCTGGTCGAGACAACAAGTGATTTCCGGGGTAAAAACTTTGATGCCACCTCAATGGCCTGGGGAAGCAATCCACCGGGATTATGGCGCAGATCAAGGACCAATCCGTTAATGCCTTTTTTTAATAAAAGCTTTATCGCTTTTTCAATCTCCTTACCGGCTTCCTGCGAAAAGGTATTGAGCCTGATGTACCCGATACTGTCGTTAAAAACACCATAGTAGGGCACCGATTTTATCTGAATAATTTCTCTTGTAATTGTATATTCGAGAGGCTTTGGTTCACCTTTTCTACGAATCTTAATTGCTACATCGGTGTTCGGTTCTCCCCGTAACTTATTTACAGCTTCATCAAGTTTTATCCCCTTGGTGGACTCACCTTCAATTTCGATGATCTGATCACCGGACTGGATACCAGCCCGGGAGGCCGGTGTTCCGCTTATAGGAGTCATAACCGTCAAAACATTATCTCTGATTGAAATCTGAATGCCGAGACCGCCGAATTTGCCCTCGGTATGGATGCGAAGCTCATCATACTGCTTCTTCTCGAAATAGGTCGTATGAGGATCGAGGATCGTCAGCATGCCCTCTATTGCCTCATTGACCAGCCGCTTTGAATCGACCTCTTCAACATAACCCTGATGAATCTTGGTGGCAACATCATCGAGACGAATAATGTCGGAATAAAAATTATCGCTGTCGGCCTTAATGTTGTCGATTAAAAGACCTGATATTACCACCGTTAAAATGACGGTGCCGATAATTCGTGGTTTGGTGAACAAGGAGGTTGTTGTTTCGCTGTTCATTTTTACTCCAATCGGTTAATCTTCATCTATCTAAGAGTTTATTTCGTTGATAAGCTGCTGAATTCTTTCGTACACTTTCCAGGACAACGTTTCAACAGATTCGTCTCCGGAAAAAATAATACACCGTTTTGGATTCTGCTCTGCCAGGGCCAGATAACCGTTTCTGATTCGCTCATGGAAATCTCTGGAATTTCCTTCAAGTCGATCCGGCGCTTTATTACTCTTTTTCAGTCTTTCAGCCGCTTCGTCAACCGTACAATCGAAAATAAAGGTTAAATCGGGCGCCCGATTTCGGGTGGAAAATTCGTTCAACTGCTGCAATTGACTAATTGACAACCCTCTACCATATCCCTGATAGGCAAATGTAGCATCCTGAAATCGATCACAGAGAACGATTTTTCCGCTTTCCACCGCCGGTAATATTTTTTCGAAAACATGCTGGGCCCGTGATGCAAGGTACAGAAGTAGTTCACATTCGGCGCCCATCTCGACATTATCATTTGACAATATAATCTCACGTATTTTCTCACCGATCGGTGTACCGCCCGGCTCCCTTGTAACAAGACAGGGAATAGAATCTTTTTCCAGACGCTTTGCGGCTTCGCCCACCTGCGTGCTCTTACCGCATCCATCAATACCTTCAAATGTTATAAAAAGACCCTTTCTCATGCTTTGCCACAGCACTTCTTATATTTTTTCCCACTTCCGCAGGGACAGGGTTCGTTTCTCCCAACATGTTTTTCCACACGTACCGGAGCGGGTTTTCCGTCTCCTCCCGCTCTGTTGGTTATCAGCTGCGGCTGCCGGGCCTTTGCTCCCCCAGCCGCCTGTTCCGGTTGCCCTGCCTGTACATTAGAAAATACATCAAATTCAGCATGGACGGTACGGGAATGGTCCAACCCCATCCGGTCTTCTTCCTGTTTTACTGCCTCAAGGCGGAAAATGAAGGATGAAACCTCCCGTGAAATGGCGCTTCGTAACTCATCAAAGGCCTTCAATGCCTCACGCTGATATTCATACAGAGGATTCTTCTGACCGAATGCCC
This window harbors:
- a CDS encoding PDZ domain-containing protein, whose product is MNSETTTSLFTKPRIIGTVILTVVISGLLIDNIKADSDNFYSDIIRLDDVATKIHQGYVEEVDSKRLVNEAIEGMLTILDPHTTYFEKKQYDELRIHTEGKFGGLGIQISIRDNVLTVMTPISGTPASRAGIQSGDQIIEIEGESTKGIKLDEAVNKLRGEPNTDVAIKIRRKGEPKPLEYTITREIIQIKSVPYYGVFNDSIGYIRLNTFSQEAGKEIEKAIKLLLKKGINGLVLDLRHNPGGLLPQAIEVASKFLPRKSLVVSTRGRSPGQNKEFEAPSNPVLPEDMKLAILVNYASASASEIVAGAIQDWDRGVILGDTTFGKGSVQSILPLEDQSHHIKLTTAFYYTPSGRCINKPENDIQGDKDVESEFNHEEGIQEENGDTDEKSETPRDTATYKTKNGRLVYGGGGIIPDTVVIPEIPKLLVRVLFRNDVFFKFANREHPKVKMDDMQIDSSFNLNKKIMNDFYTFIDSIDFEYKTVAGLAFDDFEVRTGLVEDTADSDSVERNVEEMELSKEDKKKLQEAAHIINDVLKRQRKEEFSNQEDEIKKHITEAFLIREYGQDHEIVYRHKLADDEQLQTAMQLLSNPDPYKTLLQPQVQEKE
- a CDS encoding dTMP kinase → MRKGLFITFEGIDGCGKSTQVGEAAKRLEKDSIPCLVTREPGGTPIGEKIREIILSNDNVEMGAECELLLYLASRAQHVFEKILPAVESGKIVLCDRFQDATFAYQGYGRGLSISQLQQLNEFSTRNRAPDLTFIFDCTVDEAAERLKKSNKAPDRLEGNSRDFHERIRNGYLALAEQNPKRCIIFSGDESVETLSWKVYERIQQLINEINS